The Latilactobacillus sakei subsp. sakei DSM 20017 = JCM 1157 genome includes a window with the following:
- the rbsR gene encoding ribose utilization transcriptional repressor RbsR, with amino-acid sequence MVRKVTIKDVAALAQTSVTTVSLILNNKGQRFSAETIARVRAAREKISYEPDYFAQNMVNKETKTIAVLVPDINNPFFSQFIQGVEEVAYQYDFIPLIYSAGQNNQKVNYYLKELVRRNVDGFILAVSHIEEETLEGHLKQRKIPYILLDQSEKQHQSDEIAVADTEGGRMAANYLIEKGHRQIGIVLPEQRAWNIEQRFIGYQAALVSHQITVNPDWQITTPLSKQGGYQVAQQVIDSGVSAVFAVNDELAIGLARGLAELGHAVPESISIIGYDDIDWCEYVTPRLTTIKQPILALGQEATRLLLNRIEKPTLGMQQKMLSVELVERDSVQAQ; translated from the coding sequence GTGGTACGAAAAGTAACGATTAAAGATGTCGCTGCCTTGGCCCAAACATCGGTGACAACTGTTTCACTAATTTTAAATAATAAGGGCCAACGCTTTAGTGCAGAGACGATTGCCCGGGTAAGAGCAGCGCGTGAAAAAATCAGCTATGAACCGGATTATTTTGCCCAGAATATGGTCAATAAGGAAACCAAAACAATTGCGGTTTTAGTACCGGATATCAATAATCCTTTTTTTAGTCAGTTTATTCAAGGGGTTGAAGAAGTCGCCTATCAGTACGATTTTATTCCGTTGATTTATAGTGCGGGCCAGAATAATCAGAAAGTTAATTATTATCTGAAAGAGCTGGTCCGACGAAATGTCGATGGGTTTATTTTGGCGGTTTCACATATTGAAGAAGAAACGCTAGAGGGCCACTTGAAACAACGTAAAATACCGTATATTCTGTTAGATCAATCGGAAAAGCAACATCAAAGTGATGAAATCGCTGTGGCGGATACGGAAGGCGGCCGAATGGCGGCTAATTATCTGATTGAAAAAGGGCACCGTCAAATTGGGATCGTGTTGCCAGAACAGCGGGCTTGGAATATCGAGCAGCGTTTTATTGGGTACCAAGCAGCCTTGGTTAGTCATCAAATCACGGTTAATCCGGATTGGCAAATAACGACCCCCTTATCTAAACAGGGAGGCTATCAAGTTGCCCAGCAGGTGATTGATAGTGGGGTCTCTGCGGTCTTTGCCGTCAATGATGAGTTGGCGATTGGCTTAGCACGGGGGTTAGCCGAATTAGGTCATGCGGTACCAGAGTCAATTTCGATTATTGGTTACGATGATATTGATTGGTGTGAATACGTCACACCGCGACTAACCACTATTAAACAACCGATTTTGGCGTTGGGCCAAGAAGCGACCCGCTTGTTGTTAAATCGGATTGAAAAACCCACGTTAGGGATGCAACAAAAAATGTTATCAGTTGAATTGGTTGAACGAGATAGTGTTCAAGCGCAATAA
- the rbsK gene encoding ribokinase, translating to MKKVIVLGSTNVDTILNVQRFPQPGETLAMDGRAVAGGGKGANQAIAAVRSGAQTAFISKVGKEGAADFMIDTFKKDGMNVDHVRCSETAGTGQAYIMVDAQGQNSILIYGGANQDVTVEDVHEAETAIKAADRIVAQFEVPIPAIIEAFKIARANGVQTILNPAPAIKNIPAELLAVTDMIVPNETEAEIITGIKVTDEASMQANAEAMFKLGIKVVIITVGSKGSFYATPTATGFVPAFKVNAVDTTAAGDTFIGALSTKLELDYSNIEAAMTYANKASSIAVQTKGAQNSIPYEKDIQL from the coding sequence ATGAAAAAAGTAATCGTATTAGGTTCAACCAATGTCGACACAATTTTAAACGTTCAACGTTTTCCACAACCTGGCGAAACGTTAGCAATGGATGGCCGCGCAGTTGCTGGTGGCGGTAAAGGTGCTAACCAAGCAATCGCAGCTGTTCGTTCAGGTGCCCAAACAGCTTTCATTAGTAAGGTTGGTAAAGAAGGTGCCGCTGATTTCATGATCGACACGTTCAAAAAAGACGGGATGAACGTTGATCACGTGCGCTGTTCAGAAACAGCTGGGACAGGCCAAGCTTATATCATGGTTGATGCTCAAGGTCAAAACAGTATTTTAATTTACGGTGGCGCTAACCAAGACGTGACTGTTGAAGATGTTCACGAAGCAGAAACAGCCATTAAAGCAGCCGACCGAATTGTGGCGCAATTCGAAGTACCGATCCCTGCCATTATCGAAGCTTTCAAGATTGCCCGTGCAAACGGCGTTCAAACAATTTTGAACCCAGCACCTGCCATCAAGAATATTCCAGCCGAATTATTAGCAGTGACGGACATGATTGTCCCTAACGAAACTGAAGCAGAAATTATCACTGGCATTAAAGTGACTGACGAAGCTTCAATGCAAGCCAACGCTGAAGCAATGTTCAAATTAGGGATCAAAGTGGTCATTATCACGGTTGGTTCTAAAGGGTCATTCTATGCAACACCAACTGCAACTGGTTTTGTCCCTGCCTTTAAGGTTAACGCAGTGGATACAACAGCTGCTGGTGATACTTTCATCGGTGCGTTAAGTACAAAACTTGAATTGGATTACAGCAATATCGAAGCTGCGATGACTTATGCCAATAAGGCGTCATCAATTGCCGTGCAAACTAAAGGTGCACAAAATTCAATTCCATATGAAAAGGATATTCAGTTATAA
- the rbsD gene encoding D-ribose pyranase: MRKTKVINTQISSVISDMGHFDTLSIGDAGMPVPAGTKKIDVAIENGVPSFIQVLTNILSELEVQKVYLANEIKTANPEQLAAIKALIGETPIEFIDHSQMKQDLNKAKAFVRTGEMTPYSNIILESGVVF, from the coding sequence ATGAGAAAAACTAAGGTGATTAACACACAAATTTCGAGCGTTATTTCAGATATGGGACATTTCGATACATTAAGTATTGGGGATGCTGGTATGCCAGTACCAGCTGGTACGAAGAAGATTGATGTGGCCATTGAAAATGGTGTACCGAGTTTTATCCAAGTTTTAACAAATATCTTAAGTGAATTAGAAGTGCAAAAAGTTTACTTAGCAAATGAAATTAAAACAGCAAATCCAGAACAATTAGCGGCGATTAAAGCTTTAATTGGGGAGACACCAATCGAATTTATTGATCATTCACAAATGAAACAAGACTTAAATAAGGCCAAAGCATTTGTCAGAACAGGTGAAATGACACCTTATTCCAACATTATTTTAGAAAGTGGCGTTGTCTTTTAA